The following coding sequences lie in one Manis javanica isolate MJ-LG chromosome X, MJ_LKY, whole genome shotgun sequence genomic window:
- the USP11 gene encoding ubiquitin carboxyl-terminal hydrolase 11 isoform X9: MDTPHTAQFSHTDSVDLVLCTAQEQFLVSPQEETRLWIKNAEGFFERLCNTHITVLDAALKSGQLVIMETQNRDGTWTGAQPQVMNSASEEDQEFHGQPGICGLTNLGNTCFMNSALQCLSNVPQLTEYFLKNCYLEELNFCNPLGMKGEIAEAYADLVKQAWSGRHRSIVPNVFKTKVGHFASQFLGYQQHDSQELLSFLLDGLHEDLNRIKKKEYVELCDAAGRPDQAHHPPWHCQQEVAQEAWQNHKRRNDSVIVDTFHGLFKSTLVCPDCGNVSVTFDPFCYLSVPLPVSHKRVMEVFFVSMDPRRKPEQHRLVVPKKGKISDLCVALAKHTGVSPERMMVADVFSHRFYKIYQLEESLSSILDRDDIFIYEVSGRAAIGENSREDVVLPIYLRERTPAQDYNSSYYGLMLFGHPLLVSVPRDRLSWDALYHILLYRLSRYVTRPSSDDEDDGDEKADTEDKDNIPKPGHMAGSSSQDFGMEQAGPSSGVAGGHRAPVDSSPGPSHWPQRAWRKQLFTLQTVNSNGTSDRSTFNEDTHGVSFSSQPYIAIDWEPEMKKRYYDEVEAEGYVKHDCVGYVLKKAPVRLQECIELFTTVETLEKENPWYCPTCKKHQLATKKLDLWTLPETLIIHLKRFSYTKFSREKLDTLVEFPIRDLDFSEFVIKPQNESAPELYKYDLIAVSNHYGGLRDGHYTTFACNKDSGQWHYFDDNSVSPVTENQLESKAAYVLFYQRQDVARRLQPQPTLSEPPASPACSSAPSPESMDVN, encoded by the exons ATGGACACACCTCACACTGCTCAATTCAGCCACACAGATTCTGTTG ACCTAGTTTTGTGTACCGCTCAAGAGCAGTTTCTGGTGAGCCCCCAGGAAGAGACCCGGCTGTGGATTAAGAACGCAGAGGGCTTTTTCGAGAGGTTGTGcaacacacacatcacagtgcTTGACGCCGCCCTCAAGTCTGGGCAG CTGGTCATCATGGAGACCCAAAACAGGGATGGCACTTGGACAGGTGCCCAGCCACAAGTCAT GAATAGCGCATCGGAGGAAGATCAGGAATTCCATGGCCAGCCAGGCATCTGTGGTCTCACTAACCTGGGCAACACGTGCTTCATGAACTCGGCCCTGCAG TGCCTCAGCAACGTGCCACAGCTCACCGAGTACTTCCTCAAAAACTGCTACCTGGAGGAGCTCAACTTCTGCAACCCACTGGGCATGAAGGGGGAGATTGCAGAGGCCTATGCAGACCTGGTGAAGCAGGCATGGTCCGGCCGCCACCGCTCCATCGTGCCCAATGTGTTCAAG ACCAAGGTCGGCCACTTTGCATCCCAGTTCCTGGGCTATCAGCAGCATGACTCACAGGAGCTGTTGTCATTCCTCCTGGATGGACTGCATGAGGACCTCAATCGTATCAAGAAGAAGGAATATGTGGAGCTGTGTGATGCTGCTGGGAGGCCAGATCAG GCCCACCACCCACCATGGCACTGTCAACAGGAGGTCGCTCAGGAGGCCTGGCAGAACCACAAACGGCGGAACGATTCTGTGATTGTGGACACTTTCCACGGCCTCTTCAAGTCCACACTGGTGTGTCCCGACTGTGGCAACGTGTCTGTGACCTTTGACCCCTTCTGCTACCTCAGTGTCCCACTGCCTGTCAGCCACAAGAGGGTCATGGAGGTCTTCTTTGTCTCTATGGATCCCCGCCGCAAGCCAGAGCAG CACCGGCTGGTCGTCCCCAAGAAAGGCAAGATCTCAGATCTGTGTGTGGCCCTGGCCAAGCACACTGGTGTCTCGCCAGAAAGG ATGATGGTGGCCGATGTCTTCAGTCACCGCTTCTATAAGATCTACCAACTGGAGGAGTCTCTGAGTAGCATCTTGGACCGAGATGATATCTTCAT ATATGAGGTGTCAGGCAGAGCTGCTATTGGCGAAAATTCCCGAGAGGATGTTGTGCTTCCTATCTACCTGCGGGAGCGCACCCCGGCCCAGGACTATAACAGTTCCTACTACGGCCTGATGCTCTTTGGGCACCCGCTTCTGGTGTCAGTGCCCCGGGACCGGCTCTCCTGGGATGCCCTGTATCACATCCTACTGTACCGCCTCTC ACGCTATGTGACCAGACCCAGCTCAGACGATGAGGACGATGGGGATGAGAAag CAGACACAGAGGATAAGGACAACATCCCTAAGCCTGGACACATGGCTGGGAGCAGCTCCCAAGACTTTGGGATGGAGCAGGCTGGGCCCAGCTCTGGAGTGGCTGGGGGGCACCGGGCCCCCGTGGACAGCTCCCCTGGACCATCTCACTGGCCCCAGAGGGCATGGCGCAAGCAGCTGTTCACCCTGCAGACAGTGAATTCCAACGGGACTAGCGACCGCTCCACCTTCAACGAGGATACCCATGGTGTCTCCTTCAGCT CCCAGCCGTACATTGCCATTGACTGGGAGCCAGAGATGAAGAAACGTTACTATGACGAGGTGGAGGCTGAG GGCTACGTGAAGCATGACTGCGTCGGATATGTGCTGAAAAAGGCTCCAGTACGGCTGCAGGAGTGCATTGAGCTCTTCACCACTGTTGAGACCCTGGAGAAGGAAAACCCCTG GTACTGCCCCACCTGTAAGAAGCACCAGCTGGCCACTAAGAAGCTGGACCTGTGGACGCTGCCTGAGACGCTCATCATTCACTTAAAGCGCTTCTCCTATACCAAGTTCTCCCGCGAGAAGCTGGACACCCTTGTGGAGTTTCCAATCCG GGACTTGGACTTCTCTGAGTTTGTCATCAAGCCGCAGAATGAGTCAGCCCCAGAGCTGTACAAATATGATCTCATTGCAGTTTCCAACCATTATGGGGGCCTGCGTGATGGCCACT ACACAACATTTGCCTGCAACAAGGACAGTGGCCAATGGCACTACTTTGATGACAACAGCGTCTCACCTGTAACTGAGAATCAGCTTGAG TCTAAGGCAGCCTATGTCCTCTTCTACCAACGCCAGGATGTGGCACGTcgcctgcagccccagcccacctTATCTGAGCCCCCAGCATCCCCTGCTTGCAGTTCCGCACCGAGCCCTGAGTCCATGGATGTAAACTGA